One window of Rhodothermales bacterium genomic DNA carries:
- the rpsK gene encoding 30S ribosomal protein S11 — MAKRQRGGGRVRKKNVVVESNGQAHIRATFNNVLVTVTDQYGNTISWASSGKMGFKGSRKNTPYAAQVAASAAGKEAYDLGLRRVEVYVKGPGSGRESAIRALSSVGLEIATIRDVTPIPHNGCRPPKRRRV; from the coding sequence ATGGCGAAGAGACAGCGGGGCGGTGGCCGTGTTCGGAAGAAGAACGTAGTCGTCGAGTCGAACGGTCAGGCGCACATCCGCGCCACGTTCAACAACGTACTGGTTACGGTCACCGACCAATACGGCAACACGATCTCGTGGGCCAGCTCGGGCAAAATGGGCTTCAAGGGAAGCCGCAAGAACACGCCCTATGCTGCCCAGGTGGCTGCCAGTGCCGCAGGAAAGGAAGCCTACGATCTGGGTCTCCGGCGCGTAGAGGTCTACGTGAAGGGTCCCGGTTCCGGTCGCGAGTCGGCCATCCGCGCACTTTCCTCGGTCGGACTGGAGATTGCCACCATCCGAGACGTGACACCGATCCCACACAACGGCTGCCGGCCGCCCAAGCGTCGCAGAGTCTGA
- the rpsM gene encoding 30S ribosomal protein S13, translating into MPRISGVDVPTQKRAEIALTSIFGVGRSRAIEICEKAGLDPNSQPGTWTDDDVRNVRRIMEDEYVVEGQLRTEVQLSIKRLMDIGCYRGLRHRKGLPVRGQRTQTNARTRKGRKKTVAGKKAAPRK; encoded by the coding sequence ATGCCACGTATTTCCGGGGTTGACGTACCAACCCAAAAACGCGCTGAGATCGCGCTGACCAGCATTTTCGGAGTCGGACGCTCGCGAGCCATCGAGATCTGCGAGAAGGCCGGCCTGGACCCCAACTCGCAGCCGGGCACCTGGACCGATGACGACGTGCGCAATGTGCGTCGCATCATGGAGGACGAATACGTCGTCGAGGGTCAGTTGCGCACCGAGGTTCAACTGAGCATCAAGCGGCTGATGGACATCGGCTGCTACCGTGGTCTTCGCCACCGCAAGGGCCTTCCGGTCCGCGGACAGCGTACCCAGACCAACGCGCGCACCCGCAAGGGTCGCAAGAAGACGGTTGCCGGCAAGAAGGCGGCACCGCGCAAGTAA